In Zobellia roscoffensis, the following are encoded in one genomic region:
- a CDS encoding sugar phosphate isomerase/epimerase family protein, with protein MKDNTFPKLHNASWPGIVGKGPDSEPPISFDQMLKMTADAEVNGVKFDGIDIGLFDPHVDIHSSDDDIKRLADKVAGYNLNIGTMVAPIWGGPTLGSDEDRKTFVAMVQRACHFGKIFREHGVRQYGVIRIDSASGPDAWYKDPVNSTKIIAKTFQEACDVAADYDEKLAAEGEICWAGMHSWKAMVETLEAVDRSNIGFQADMSHTLLYLLGYNAPEHRILPENFDWSDRKTLEAGLKTVTDALRPWTIDFHVAQNDGTVHGTGSHDKTGRHCLATDPNGKLDVAKDAGYWLRDGNGELTKAFKHICWDGCMFDNDVMLKQQTWNDILATLIEVRTLHGWS; from the coding sequence ATGAAAGACAACACTTTTCCAAAACTCCACAATGCCTCTTGGCCTGGTATTGTTGGTAAAGGACCAGATTCAGAGCCACCTATTTCATTTGATCAGATGCTTAAAATGACTGCTGACGCAGAGGTAAATGGCGTTAAGTTTGACGGAATAGATATTGGGTTATTTGATCCACATGTTGATATTCATAGTTCTGATGATGACATAAAAAGATTGGCCGATAAGGTTGCCGGTTATAATTTAAATATAGGAACAATGGTAGCTCCTATCTGGGGAGGTCCAACATTAGGCTCGGATGAAGACCGAAAGACTTTTGTGGCAATGGTACAACGTGCATGTCATTTTGGTAAAATATTTAGGGAACATGGCGTACGGCAATACGGGGTTATTAGAATTGATTCTGCTTCAGGGCCGGATGCTTGGTACAAAGACCCTGTAAATAGTACCAAAATAATTGCCAAAACATTTCAGGAAGCATGCGATGTAGCTGCTGACTATGACGAAAAATTAGCTGCGGAAGGTGAGATTTGCTGGGCGGGAATGCATAGTTGGAAAGCCATGGTAGAAACTTTGGAAGCTGTAGACAGATCTAATATTGGTTTTCAGGCAGATATGTCCCACACCTTATTGTATTTATTAGGGTATAACGCGCCTGAACATAGAATTTTACCTGAAAATTTTGATTGGTCAGATCGTAAAACTTTGGAAGCCGGTCTCAAAACAGTTACCGACGCTTTACGACCATGGACTATAGATTTCCACGTTGCTCAAAATGATGGAACGGTACACGGAACGGGATCTCATGATAAGACCGGACGCCATTGCTTGGCTACGGATCCAAACGGTAAATTAGATGTTGCGAAGGACGCAGGCTATTGGTTGCGTGATGGAAATGGAGAGTTGACCAAAGCCTTTAAACATATTTGTTGGGATGGGTGCATGTTTGACAATGATGTGATGTTAAAACAACAGACTTGGAACGATATTTTAGCAACCCTTATTGAGGTGCGTACATTACATGGATGGAGTTAA
- a CDS encoding class I mannose-6-phosphate isomerase, producing the protein MANSSAKKALEQGQGILRLAPTWVPRSFCVPGRRIKLHPDDYYVLGGERGGIDERWFSSTTPAENGPLTGENEGLSPVVFEEDGKEVQILLKDVIDELKGEVIGDRLWDEYQSWPMYSKFFDNMGPLPHHIHHNDEHAAKIGQKGKPEAYYFPPQVNNHGGDFPYTFFGITPGTTKEEIKECLKNFTKGDNKITNFSSAFRLEPGTGWDVPPGMLHAPGSMCTYEPQKASDVFAMYQSLVNEAIIPEELLWNGTPEDRMGDFDQLMEVIDWELNTDPNMLETRFMRPIPVKPLEDMEAEGYVDKWICYRSDAFSAKELTVLPGQTVTIKDSACYGMIMMQGHGKMGVWDIETPSLIRYGQLTHDEYFVSEKAAKEGVTIVNHSKTDPIVMLKHFGPKNPDLKL; encoded by the coding sequence ATGGCAAATTCATCGGCTAAAAAGGCTTTGGAACAAGGACAAGGAATTTTACGTTTGGCACCAACATGGGTACCGCGTTCTTTTTGTGTTCCGGGTAGAAGAATAAAATTACACCCAGATGATTATTATGTGCTAGGGGGAGAGCGTGGAGGTATAGATGAACGTTGGTTTTCTTCAACCACACCTGCAGAAAACGGGCCATTAACCGGAGAAAACGAAGGTTTAAGTCCAGTAGTTTTTGAAGAAGATGGTAAAGAAGTCCAGATTCTTTTAAAAGATGTTATTGACGAATTAAAGGGTGAGGTTATTGGAGACCGTCTATGGGATGAATACCAAAGCTGGCCTATGTATTCCAAGTTTTTTGATAACATGGGGCCCTTGCCACATCACATTCATCATAATGACGAGCATGCCGCTAAAATTGGTCAAAAAGGAAAGCCGGAAGCCTATTATTTTCCACCTCAAGTAAATAACCATGGTGGTGATTTCCCTTATACGTTTTTCGGGATAACTCCGGGTACAACTAAAGAAGAGATTAAAGAATGCCTAAAGAATTTTACAAAAGGCGATAATAAGATAACCAATTTTTCCTCGGCTTTTAGATTGGAACCGGGAACGGGTTGGGATGTACCACCAGGAATGCTTCATGCGCCAGGCAGTATGTGTACCTACGAGCCACAAAAGGCATCTGATGTATTTGCAATGTACCAGTCTTTGGTAAACGAAGCTATTATTCCTGAGGAACTGTTGTGGAACGGAACACCAGAAGACCGAATGGGAGATTTTGACCAATTGATGGAGGTAATAGACTGGGAATTGAATACGGATCCAAATATGCTAGAAACCCGTTTTATGAGACCTATTCCCGTAAAACCACTAGAAGATATGGAAGCTGAAGGGTATGTTGATAAATGGATCTGTTATCGTTCGGATGCGTTCAGTGCCAAAGAATTAACCGTGTTGCCAGGCCAGACAGTAACTATAAAAGATAGTGCATGCTACGGAATGATTATGATGCAAGGGCATGGTAAAATGGGCGTTTGGGATATTGAAACTCCATCACTTATAAGATATGGACAATTAACTCATGACGAATATTTCGTATCCGAAAAAGCTGCAAAAGAAGGTGTTACTATCGTAAATCATAGTAAAACGGACCCTATTGTAATGCTAAAACACTTTGGACCTAAAAATCCTGACCTTAAATTATAA
- a CDS encoding aldose 1-epimerase family protein — MSVNKVHRGKDKIGNAAQVGGIEISVLDNGLGRGTRIAWINTGTGLRYKVVIDRAMDIADTFYNAHSLAWLSQTGVVPANRFSDKGMGWIRNFGGGLLTTCGLSHVGGPEDDENGKRGLHGLVSNTPAEIVSIIQPDPVVGKMDMSITGIIRETQVFGPNLELKRTISGTLGETKITIQDEVVNRGNQKAPHMLLYHVNFGWPLIDEGTDLLWKGDWKSPTPDSEQKIFKEGRNFRKCPAPMDAHSGTGEDVAFIDIEADASGNCECGVYNEKLNLGVKLQFPKKQLPWLINWQHWGKNEYVAALEPATNPPIGQKKAREENSLIFLSPNESRSYILELEVLSPEKIKSFITSFL, encoded by the coding sequence ATGTCAGTTAATAAAGTACATAGGGGAAAAGATAAGATAGGCAATGCCGCTCAGGTTGGCGGTATTGAAATCTCTGTCCTGGATAATGGGTTAGGTCGCGGTACACGTATCGCTTGGATAAATACGGGAACAGGTCTTAGGTATAAGGTGGTCATAGATCGAGCAATGGATATTGCTGATACTTTTTACAATGCGCATAGTTTGGCGTGGTTAAGTCAGACGGGTGTTGTTCCTGCCAATCGGTTTTCTGATAAAGGAATGGGGTGGATACGCAATTTTGGAGGGGGACTTTTAACAACCTGTGGATTGTCTCACGTGGGAGGACCGGAAGACGATGAAAATGGAAAAAGAGGGCTTCATGGCCTTGTCAGCAATACCCCTGCAGAAATAGTATCTATTATTCAACCTGACCCAGTTGTGGGAAAAATGGATATGAGTATCACCGGAATCATTCGCGAGACTCAGGTTTTTGGACCAAATTTGGAATTAAAAAGGACTATTTCTGGTACATTGGGAGAAACAAAAATAACGATACAGGATGAGGTTGTAAACCGAGGTAATCAAAAGGCACCACACATGCTTTTGTATCATGTAAATTTTGGTTGGCCCTTGATAGATGAAGGAACCGATTTACTTTGGAAAGGAGATTGGAAATCTCCAACACCGGATTCAGAACAAAAAATATTCAAAGAGGGCCGTAATTTTCGTAAGTGCCCAGCACCCATGGATGCACATTCGGGCACAGGAGAGGATGTCGCTTTTATTGATATAGAAGCTGATGCTTCCGGAAATTGTGAATGTGGAGTTTACAATGAAAAGCTGAACTTGGGGGTAAAGCTCCAGTTTCCAAAAAAGCAATTGCCTTGGTTGATCAATTGGCAACATTGGGGCAAAAATGAATACGTAGCGGCCTTGGAGCCAGCGACCAATCCACCTATAGGCCAGAAAAAGGCAAGGGAAGAAAATAGTCTTATTTTTTTATCTCCGAACGAAAGTAGGAGCTATATTCTAGAATTAGAAGTGCTATCACCAGAAAAAATAAAATCATTTATAACATCTTTTTTATAA
- a CDS encoding c-type cytochrome, with protein sequence MTIKLLRINQFFLLLSGVLIFAISCTSDKKNTNESVESDNPKIAKLKLQSGFSAEHLYSPGDNEMGSWVAMTFDNKGRLITSDQYGALYRMEVTAIGADNLTPKIEKLKIQTGMQVADSVIQMGYAQGLLYAFNSLYVMVNHRGSDDFEKTSGLYRLQDTDNDDQYDKITLLKKLNGAGEHGPHSIVLSPDEKSLYVIAGNHTDLPEMDGYRLPNNWKDDNLFPQIKDPRGHANDRGAPGGWVANLDPEGKNWELVASGFRNPFDLDFNELGDMFVYDSDMEWDLGMPWYRPTRICHVTSGAEFGWRTGNGKWSAAYPDNLPPVLNIGQGSPTNVLSGKGAKFPEKYQHSIFAFDWSFGIIYAIEMKANGSSYVGKKEEFLSGIPLPLTDGVIGPDGAMYFMTGGRRLESDLYRVYYSDQENLKASVAELGLTEENKIRKKLETFHGEPQDEAVAFAWPYLNSKDRFIQYAARIAVEHQPVSTWQEKVFSETNAVRKIHAAVALARQGDKSQQDRIINSLVNIDYVSLSEQDQVDLVRAIELTLSRFGEPKANVKKQISNYLSNHYPTDTDVLNQLLSKTLVYVDDSSVVSKTLALLESEEGENASVMANTATEAADLILRNPQYGMDIAETLKNMPLAQHTYYGLVLQDATTGWTPELRERYFQWFYKAFSYKAGRSYIGFIDKARKKALTHVAENKKEFYNQMSGDSLLSKSGNSLVSNAIQPKGPGKRWEEIDIEPLLADGLSGRNYEIGRNMFLATNCITCHSMGGEGQNIGPELSQIGTRFSPEDILMAIIDPSDVISDQYNTTVFSLNDGNSIVGRLISEEGEEYKVSQNPYAPDIIRTIPKSEVINMKMSSVSLMPPGTINRLSDDEVKDLLAYLISGGNAENELFTKE encoded by the coding sequence ATGACTATAAAATTATTGAGGATCAATCAGTTTTTTCTTCTTCTTTCTGGTGTTTTGATTTTTGCAATCTCTTGTACTTCGGATAAAAAAAATACAAATGAATCGGTTGAATCCGATAATCCTAAAATAGCAAAGCTGAAACTCCAGTCTGGTTTTAGTGCGGAACATTTGTACAGTCCCGGAGATAATGAAATGGGGTCTTGGGTAGCCATGACTTTCGATAATAAGGGAAGGTTGATTACATCTGACCAATATGGTGCTCTGTATAGAATGGAAGTTACAGCTATAGGAGCGGACAACCTTACACCAAAAATTGAAAAGCTTAAAATTCAAACAGGAATGCAAGTAGCGGATTCTGTTATACAGATGGGTTATGCCCAAGGTTTGCTGTATGCTTTCAATAGTCTTTATGTAATGGTAAACCATAGAGGAAGTGATGATTTTGAGAAAACTAGCGGTCTATACCGCTTACAGGATACGGATAATGATGATCAGTATGATAAAATAACACTTCTGAAAAAGCTGAACGGGGCAGGCGAACATGGTCCTCATAGCATAGTTCTTTCTCCTGACGAGAAGTCGCTTTACGTGATTGCCGGAAACCATACAGATTTACCCGAAATGGACGGATACCGCCTTCCTAATAATTGGAAGGATGATAATCTTTTTCCACAAATTAAAGACCCTCGTGGTCATGCTAATGACCGTGGAGCACCAGGTGGTTGGGTTGCTAATCTTGATCCTGAAGGAAAAAACTGGGAGCTTGTAGCTTCAGGATTTAGAAACCCCTTTGATTTGGATTTTAATGAACTGGGTGATATGTTCGTGTATGATTCCGATATGGAGTGGGATTTAGGAATGCCTTGGTATCGCCCAACTCGCATATGTCATGTGACAAGTGGTGCCGAATTTGGATGGCGTACGGGTAATGGAAAATGGTCCGCTGCCTATCCTGATAATTTACCTCCGGTACTAAATATTGGTCAGGGTTCACCAACAAATGTTTTGAGCGGAAAAGGAGCTAAGTTCCCTGAAAAATATCAACATAGCATATTCGCTTTTGACTGGAGTTTTGGAATTATTTATGCCATTGAAATGAAAGCAAATGGTTCGTCTTATGTTGGTAAAAAGGAGGAGTTTTTATCGGGAATTCCACTTCCGCTAACAGATGGGGTTATAGGCCCGGATGGTGCTATGTATTTTATGACGGGAGGGCGCAGATTAGAATCGGACTTGTATCGTGTATACTACAGTGACCAAGAAAACTTAAAAGCTTCTGTGGCAGAATTAGGACTGACGGAAGAGAACAAAATTCGCAAAAAACTTGAAACCTTTCATGGCGAGCCACAAGATGAAGCTGTAGCTTTCGCTTGGCCTTATTTAAATAGTAAAGATCGCTTTATTCAATATGCAGCTCGTATTGCCGTAGAACATCAACCCGTAAGCACTTGGCAAGAAAAAGTGTTTTCAGAAACCAATGCTGTTCGTAAAATTCATGCGGCTGTTGCTTTGGCAAGACAGGGAGATAAAAGTCAGCAAGACCGAATCATAAACTCTTTGGTAAACATAGATTACGTAAGTCTTTCGGAGCAAGATCAGGTAGATTTAGTTCGTGCTATTGAACTTACATTGTCTCGTTTTGGAGAACCAAAAGCGAATGTAAAAAAGCAAATCAGTAATTATCTTTCTAATCATTATCCAACCGATACTGATGTGCTGAATCAATTATTGAGTAAGACATTAGTTTATGTAGATGACTCTTCCGTAGTGTCAAAAACATTAGCTTTATTGGAATCTGAAGAAGGAGAAAATGCCTCCGTTATGGCTAACACGGCTACTGAAGCAGCCGACCTTATTTTGAGAAACCCACAGTATGGGATGGATATAGCCGAAACGCTAAAAAATATGCCTTTAGCGCAGCATACATATTACGGATTGGTTTTACAGGATGCAACTACAGGCTGGACACCAGAATTGAGGGAGCGATATTTCCAATGGTTTTACAAAGCTTTCTCTTATAAGGCAGGTCGCAGTTATATAGGATTTATAGATAAAGCTAGGAAAAAGGCTTTGACTCATGTGGCTGAAAATAAAAAAGAATTTTACAATCAAATGTCCGGAGATTCTTTACTTAGTAAATCTGGGAATTCATTGGTCTCTAATGCTATTCAGCCAAAAGGCCCCGGTAAAAGATGGGAAGAAATAGATATTGAACCTTTGTTGGCTGATGGTTTAAGTGGAAGAAATTATGAAATAGGCCGAAACATGTTTTTAGCTACCAATTGCATCACTTGTCATAGTATGGGTGGTGAAGGTCAGAATATTGGTCCAGAGCTGTCTCAGATTGGAACACGGTTCTCACCGGAAGATATTCTTATGGCTATCATAGATCCTAGTGATGTAATATCGGACCAATATAATACGACTGTATTTTCATTAAATGATGGAAATTCTATTGTTGGCAGGTTGATAAGTGAAGAGGGAGAAGAATACAAAGTTTCTCAAAACCCGTATGCTCCGGATATTATTCGGACAATTCCTAAAAGTGAAGTTATTAATATGAAGATGTCTTCGGTTTCATTGATGCCACCAGGGACGATTAATCGCCTGAGTGATGATGAGGTAAAAGATTTATTGGCATACCTTATTTCTGGGGGTAATGCTGAAAACGAACTTTTTACAAAAGAATAG
- a CDS encoding polysaccharide deacetylase family protein: MKKSKHLIIHADDAGLCHSENRATMEALKKGIVNSCSIMVNCPWFYEMAEFARENPFYDYGIHLTLTCEWEKYKFGPVLPVSEVSSLVGENGYFYRNRDLLREHAVASEVKKELVAQIERGLRFGINPSHIDSHMYSLGAREDLFDVYKDLGKIYNLPVLLNRELMEMVGLDCNQNLSEEDLVIDKTHYGNFDYFKEGKLKEYYTSVFDNLVDGVNLILIHPAFDDAEMKAITINHPNFGSEWRQIDFDYFTSQECRSILDERNITLINWKDLSK; this comes from the coding sequence ATGAAAAAGAGCAAACATCTAATTATTCATGCTGATGATGCCGGCCTGTGTCATTCTGAAAATAGAGCAACAATGGAGGCCCTAAAAAAAGGTATTGTTAACTCATGCAGTATTATGGTCAATTGTCCTTGGTTTTATGAGATGGCAGAATTTGCTAGAGAAAATCCATTTTACGATTATGGAATTCACCTTACATTAACTTGTGAATGGGAAAAATACAAATTTGGGCCGGTTTTGCCAGTTTCGGAAGTTTCGAGTTTGGTGGGTGAAAACGGATATTTTTATAGAAATCGAGATTTACTAAGGGAACATGCTGTGGCGTCTGAAGTTAAAAAGGAACTTGTAGCTCAAATAGAGAGAGGGTTGAGGTTTGGGATTAATCCGAGTCATATTGATTCGCATATGTATAGTCTTGGGGCAAGGGAAGACTTATTTGATGTGTATAAAGACTTAGGGAAAATATATAACCTCCCGGTTTTATTGAATAGGGAGCTTATGGAAATGGTTGGGTTGGATTGCAACCAGAATCTTAGTGAAGAAGACTTGGTAATAGACAAAACACATTATGGAAACTTTGATTATTTTAAGGAAGGAAAATTAAAGGAGTATTACACCAGTGTTTTTGATAATCTGGTTGATGGTGTTAATCTCATATTAATTCACCCAGCCTTTGATGATGCAGAAATGAAAGCTATTACTATTAATCATCCAAATTTTGGTTCTGAATGGAGGCAAATCGATTTTGACTATTTTACGAGTCAAGAGTGTAGGTCAATTTTGGATGAGAGGAATATTACTCTTATAAATTGGAAAGACTTGAGTAAATAA
- a CDS encoding AraC family transcriptional regulator encodes MKLTYKQTEKRPENSFLARQDRLPCIEQNWHFHKELELIYFIKSTGTRYVGNSIGSFEPGELYLIGSNIPHLFRNHKEYYNDQQETEAVNLIVIKFEPHFLGSDFLDLTESKRLKSLMQRADRGIKFSESATYMVHNLISGLVGDQGLSSIVGLLKILDTLSISENYELLCSEVIANTYNSNEKDRMRKIINFLTENFEKKIELEQIASIAHMTPNAFCRYFKKKTRKSFTQYLNEIRLRNACKLLIEGEMQISTVCYQSGFNTLTNFNRQFKALMDITPTEYMQKYNEKKELV; translated from the coding sequence ATGAAGCTGACGTACAAACAAACCGAAAAACGCCCTGAAAATTCATTTTTAGCGAGACAAGATAGATTACCATGTATTGAACAGAATTGGCATTTCCATAAAGAGCTTGAACTTATTTACTTCATTAAAAGTACGGGAACGCGCTACGTTGGTAATTCTATAGGAAGCTTTGAACCCGGAGAACTTTATCTTATTGGAAGTAATATTCCCCATCTATTCAGAAACCATAAAGAGTATTACAACGACCAGCAGGAAACTGAAGCTGTGAACCTCATTGTCATAAAGTTTGAACCTCACTTTTTAGGGAGCGACTTTCTAGACCTTACCGAATCAAAAAGATTAAAAAGTCTTATGCAACGGGCAGATAGAGGAATCAAATTTTCAGAATCTGCAACGTATATGGTTCATAATCTTATATCCGGACTAGTTGGCGACCAAGGCCTTTCCAGCATTGTAGGGCTTTTGAAAATTCTAGATACCTTATCTATTAGTGAAAATTATGAGTTACTATGTTCTGAGGTAATTGCAAATACCTATAATAGTAACGAGAAAGATAGAATGCGTAAAATCATAAATTTCTTGACTGAAAATTTTGAGAAGAAAATAGAATTAGAACAGATTGCTTCTATTGCACACATGACCCCAAATGCTTTTTGTAGATACTTTAAAAAGAAAACAAGAAAATCATTTACACAATACTTAAATGAAATTCGTTTACGAAATGCATGCAAGCTGCTAATTGAGGGCGAAATGCAAATCTCAACCGTTTGCTACCAATCAGGTTTTAATACCCTCACTAATTTTAATAGACAATTTAAGGCCCTTATGGATATTACTCCAACCGAATACATGCAAAAATACAATGAGAAAAAAGAGCTGGTGTAA
- a CDS encoding GntP family permease yields the protein MTSLLFLLLCIVLLIVAVTVFKVHPIPALLISGLILGLTTGSSVELVTESLLSGFGNTLKWIGLIILFGTLLGEILAQTGGADVIANTIINLFGTKYLPLSMAIIGFLIGIPVFMDVAYLTLLPTIFVLSKKSGHSVLTLGLSLAISLTVAHALIPPTPGPLAVAAILEINIGDMIPVNIVVALAAIAGGLLWIRWNKKNLSLNLPEPTIDTVSQIKELKGFKKILPFAALLVPLFLMSIGTIFPSENGFIEFIKNPVWALLIGVLFALPLLPTKDFSTRLNTFFKTSGEKSAIVILITGTGGAFGQVIKDTEIVGSMFSDVGDIAAMGIVIPFMLSFLFTTVTGSITVSLITTASIVAPLVSNGTLHPTFTAAAIGAGSLGIIHVNSSFFWLFKEVHDVSVSRLLKSFSLLSGVVALSGGLLVLALYYITQL from the coding sequence GTGACCAGCCTTCTGTTCTTACTTCTCTGTATTGTATTGCTCATTGTGGCTGTAACAGTTTTTAAAGTACACCCCATACCCGCGCTATTAATATCTGGTCTTATTTTAGGACTAACCACCGGCAGTTCTGTAGAACTCGTTACGGAAAGTTTATTAAGTGGTTTTGGGAATACCTTAAAGTGGATAGGTCTCATTATTCTTTTTGGTACTTTATTAGGTGAAATACTTGCACAAACCGGAGGTGCTGATGTTATAGCTAATACAATTATCAACTTATTCGGCACAAAGTACCTCCCATTGAGTATGGCTATTATTGGTTTTTTAATAGGTATACCTGTTTTTATGGATGTCGCTTATTTAACGCTACTACCCACTATATTCGTTCTCTCAAAAAAATCAGGTCATTCCGTTTTAACACTCGGACTTTCTTTAGCTATTAGCCTTACGGTTGCCCATGCGCTCATACCGCCTACCCCTGGGCCTCTGGCGGTAGCGGCTATTCTTGAAATTAATATAGGTGATATGATTCCGGTGAATATTGTGGTTGCTTTAGCCGCTATAGCCGGAGGTTTACTGTGGATTAGATGGAATAAGAAAAACCTCAGCTTAAATTTACCAGAGCCTACTATTGATACGGTATCGCAAATAAAAGAATTGAAAGGTTTTAAAAAGATTTTGCCTTTTGCGGCATTGTTGGTTCCTCTTTTCCTAATGTCCATAGGCACTATTTTCCCTTCAGAAAATGGTTTTATCGAGTTTATAAAAAATCCTGTATGGGCACTGCTCATAGGTGTACTTTTTGCCCTGCCATTATTACCTACAAAAGACTTTTCTACCCGTTTGAATACATTTTTCAAGACATCTGGCGAGAAATCGGCTATCGTAATTCTAATCACCGGTACAGGAGGTGCATTTGGACAAGTAATAAAAGACACGGAAATAGTAGGCTCCATGTTTTCAGATGTAGGAGATATTGCTGCTATGGGCATCGTTATTCCTTTTATGCTGAGCTTCCTTTTTACTACGGTTACTGGCTCCATTACGGTATCACTCATCACTACCGCATCTATTGTTGCCCCATTAGTCTCAAACGGAACTCTACATCCAACCTTTACCGCTGCGGCAATTGGAGCGGGTTCTTTAGGTATTATCCATGTAAACAGTAGTTTCTTTTGGTTATTTAAAGAAGTACACGATGTATCCGTATCTCGCCTATTAAAATCTTTTAGTCTACTATCCGGGGTTGTTGCTCTTAGTGGAGGGCTCCTTGTGTTGGCTTTATATTACATAACACAACTCTAA
- a CDS encoding L-rhamnose/proton symporter RhaT, whose translation MDTYLLAIVLIVFASFFQGTFGLGMKHIAPLKWEAWWIVHTFTAMILFPLIWALIVIPNLFEIISQAESNTLFLAAFYGFLWGIGGILFGVSVEKTGISITYGIVMGLAASVGSIIPLFQIEGAFEQPSFPIIMIGVALLLVGVAITAIAGVQRDKLHSNSTTTTKSIKIGVLIAVASGVLSAFLNVGFSNAAPVAAIAVNEYGVDAKDASLASWVVVLLGAFAMNGGYALYLFIKNKSWDAFTIPNKGKALKWAVVAGIFWFAALGVYGQGAALMGNLGPVVGWPILLGLALIISNIWGYREGEWKNAAKPFKILLGGLAVLIIAICILGYANY comes from the coding sequence ATGGATACTTATCTACTGGCTATTGTTTTAATAGTATTCGCTAGTTTCTTTCAGGGAACTTTTGGATTAGGAATGAAACATATAGCACCTCTAAAATGGGAAGCTTGGTGGATTGTTCACACGTTTACAGCAATGATTTTATTTCCTTTAATCTGGGCGCTCATTGTCATTCCAAATCTCTTTGAAATCATTTCACAAGCAGAGAGCAACACCTTATTCCTAGCTGCCTTTTATGGTTTTTTATGGGGAATTGGAGGTATTCTTTTTGGGGTTAGCGTTGAAAAGACTGGCATATCAATCACCTATGGAATTGTTATGGGGCTTGCGGCTTCGGTAGGTTCTATTATTCCGCTTTTTCAGATTGAAGGAGCATTTGAACAACCTTCATTTCCTATTATAATGATTGGAGTTGCCCTTCTTTTAGTGGGCGTCGCCATTACTGCAATTGCAGGTGTTCAGAGAGACAAATTACACAGTAACTCTACCACAACAACAAAATCTATAAAAATTGGTGTTTTAATAGCTGTAGCTTCGGGAGTTTTATCTGCCTTTTTAAACGTAGGCTTTTCTAATGCCGCTCCGGTCGCAGCAATTGCTGTAAACGAGTATGGGGTAGATGCCAAAGATGCTAGTTTAGCCTCGTGGGTAGTTGTTCTTTTAGGTGCTTTTGCCATGAATGGAGGATACGCTCTTTACCTTTTTATAAAGAACAAATCATGGGATGCCTTTACTATTCCCAACAAAGGCAAAGCTTTAAAATGGGCTGTTGTAGCCGGTATTTTCTGGTTCGCGGCACTTGGTGTTTATGGTCAAGGAGCTGCACTTATGGGAAACTTAGGCCCAGTTGTAGGCTGGCCCATACTTTTAGGACTAGCTTTAATTATTAGTAATATTTGGGGCTATCGTGAAGGTGAATGGAAAAATGCAGCAAAACCCTTTAAAATTTTATTGGGCGGCTTAGCCGTACTGATTATTGCTATTTGTATTTTAGGATACGCCAATTATTAA